One genomic segment of Brassica napus cultivar Da-Ae chromosome A3, Da-Ae, whole genome shotgun sequence includes these proteins:
- the LOC106384936 gene encoding protein PELPK2-like produces the protein MISLRHHIVLSSIFFLVFVSSFFLFATHSFATRVGHSLVQEEITKVPQYKKLEEPEIPDEPELPLPEEPEVPEEPEVPEEPEEPEVPEEPEEPEVPEEPEEPKFEFPSWIPSFPFPGAGGGSLETEKTKSTSTAEEVNVKGTSVSEENLSASNKNP, from the coding sequence ATGATTAGCCTTCGCCATCACATTGTCCTGTCTTCCATCTTTTTCCTTGTCTTTGTCTCGTCGTTCTTTTTGTTTGCTACGCATAGTTTTGCTACTAGAGTAGGTCACTCTCTGGTGCAAGAAGAGATCACAAAGGTTCCACAATATAAAAAGCTTGAGGAGCCGGAGATTCCAGATGAGCCTGAGTTGCCCTTGCCGGAGGAGCCGGAGGTTCCAGAAGAGCCCGAGGTTCCTGAGGAGCCAGAAGAGCCTGAGGTTCCTGAGGAGCCAGAAGAGCCGGAGGTTCCTGAGGAGCCAGAAGAGCCTAAATTTGAATTTCCGTCATGGATCCCAAGCTTTCCATTTCCCGGTGCTGGCGGCGGTTCTCTGGAGACTGAAAAGACAAAATCTACTTCAACGGCTGAAGAGGTTAATGTGAAAGGCACGAGTGTTTCTGAGGAAAATTTGAGTGCTTCGAACAAGAATCCATAG
- the LOC106430631 gene encoding 40S ribosomal protein S15-3-like, producing the protein MADAVPAAGIVKKRTFKKFSYKGVDLDALLDMSTDDLVKLFSSRIRRRFSRGLTRKPMALIKKLRKAKRDAPAGEKPDAVRTHLRNMIIVPEMIGSVIGVYNGKTFNQVEIKPEMIGHYLAEFSISYKPVKHGRPGVGATNSSRFIPLK; encoded by the exons ATG GCGGATGCAGTTCCTGCGGCTGGGATCGTGAAAAAGAGAACGTTCAAGAAGTTCTCCTACAAAGGAGTCGATCTCGATGCTCTTCTCGACATGTCTACCGATGATCTTGTCAAGCTCTTCAGTTCTCGTATTCGCAGAAG GTTCTCTAGAGGGTTGACGAGGAAGCCTATGGCTTTGATCAAAAAATTGCGCAAAGCG AAAAGGGATGCACCAGCTGGTGAGAAGCCAGACGCAGTGAGAACCCACCTAAGGAACATGATCATCGTGCCGGAAATGATTGGAAGTGTCATTGGTGTGTACAATGGAAAGACATTTAACCAAGTTGAGATCAAACCAGAGATGATTGGTCATTACTTGGCTGAGTTTTCAATCTCATATAAGCCTGTTAAGCACGGTAGGCCTGGTGTTGGTGCCACTAACTCCTCCAGGTTTATCCCTCTCAAGTGA
- the LOC106384935 gene encoding protein PELPK1-like — protein MAPMKKSLFALLLSSPILIICLVALLAGTVSVGARRLVEEAPKPEIPKLPELPHPELPKFEVPKLPELPKPEMPKLPEFPKPELPKMPEVPKPELPKFPEIPKPELPKMPEVPKPEMPKLMETPKPEAPKLPEVPKPELPKVPEIPKPELPKVPEIPKPELPKVPEIQKPELPKVPEIQKPELPKMPEVPKPELPKIPEVQKPEAPKLPEIQKPELPKMPEIPKPELPKMPELPKMPEIPKPEAPKLPEIPKPELPKMPEVPKLPELPKVPGTH, from the coding sequence ATGGCACCGATGAAGAAGAGTCTCTTTGCTCTTCTCCTCTCATCACCAATTCTGATCATATGTCTTGTCGCATTGCTGGCTGGTACGGTTTCAGTCGGAGCTCGCCGGTTAGTGGAGGAGGCTCCTAAACCGGAGATACCAAAGTTGCCTGAACTACCTCACCCGGAGCTACCCAAGTTTGAAGTTCCCAAGTTGCCTGAGCTCCCTAAACCAGAGATGCCCAAGTTACCTGAGTTCCCAAAGCCTGAGTTACCAAAAATGCCAGAGGTTCCCAAGCCTGAGTTGCCTAAGTTCCCGGAGATTCCAAAACCCGAATTGCCAAAGATGCCAGAGGTTCCTAAGCCTGAGATGCCTAAGTTGATGGAGACTCCAAAGCCTGAGGCTCCTAAGTTGCCGGAGGTTCCAAAGCCTGAGCTACCAAAGGTGCCGGAGATCCCAAAGCCCGAGCTGCCAAAGGTGCCAGAGATTCCAAAGCCGGAGCTACCAAAGGTGCCAGAGATTCAAAAACCGGAGCTACCAAAGGTGCCGGAGATTCAGAAGCCTGAGCTACCAAAGATGCCGGAGGTTCCTAAGCCTGAGTTACCAAAGATTCCAGAGGTTCAAAAGCCTGAGGCTCCTAAATTGCCAGAGATTCAGAAGCCAGAGTTACCAAAAATGCCAGAGATTCCAAAGCCTGAGTTGCCAAAGATGCCGGAGTTACCAAAGATGCCGGAGATTCCAAAGCCTGAGGCTCCTAAGTTGCCAGAGATTCCAAAACCAGAGCTACCAAAGATGCCTGAAGTTCCCAAGTTGCCGGAACTCCCAAAGGTTCCTGGAACTCACTAA